ttaataataaaaaaaaattcactaccTGTTGAGGAGCAGAAGAAGCAGGAGTGCTATCATTCTTGTGATACACAGCAGGTTGTTCCACAGTCTTATGAGATGCAGGTAAGTTGGACACAGGAGATGTTGCATTAGAGGTCACAGGGTGACTTGGAGTCATAGCAGAGCTGGTATTCTTGCTCACCATATTCGCATAAGTCTTGGGCTCtgcaatacaaaaaaattattttattacaaccaAAAGTTACACTACTCACTTATCACTTAGACATGGTTTATATTTTTGCTGATGAGACATGATActctaataatgtaaaaatcaatcaaatgtGTAATGTGCAAGGATCtgagaagtaataaaataaaacttttggggtgtgttttttttttttttttttttaagattaaatgtgGTGACAAAGTCGTTACATGACTTGTCTACAGCAGAGAGAATTTATATACCTATACAAGTACGGCATATCACGAGAATTTTCAAGTCATCGTCAAGATgctcatattaaaaatacaaaaattatgtttaaaccGAGTTAATTATTAGCCTGCCatgattgattaaatttttaactacttaaaatcaaattgtatGCAATCAAAAATCACCGATTCCTACCatagaagataaaattaaaatcagattttacaGGGTTACGacaaagtttcagaaaaaaaaaattccaactttTTCAGTTATATCaggaaattcaataaatatccACATCCTATTTTATTCATACAGTTTTActtttcatcagaaaattagcatagtatatattatatttttatttgtacaaaatattacattttgtaagcaaaaatataacagAATGAAAATGGAAACATGGAAAAGTTTcactagaattttataaaacaatagatgttagaattatttaacttaaatccAAAAAACTGTTACCGATTATTCTAAAACTGGTTATTTTcctggtataaaaatatttgtaaaaaaaatttcaactttccCTGACTATTCTCtgttttttagagttaaaagaAAAGTCCCTGACTTTTTTAGTTAAGTATTCTTTTGATTTGTTATCTATTaaactagttaaaaatttataagcaaattatGTGATATTGCAACATTTCCaacaagatattttgaaaaaaatatttttcaaagtatttgaTATAGTGAACTATCATTTATAAGAGACATGTTGCTGGGTTTAGAAACAGTACACTAGAGACcatattttaatgagttttgaaGCAATTCAGAGGAGTAGAACACAAAAACTACCTTGTGAAACAACAGGTGGATTTTCCATTATTTCAGGTGCTGTATCTTCTGTGGCTCTTTCAGTGCCTATTTCTTCCTCTTCAAGCTCTTCCTCTTCATCTTCTTCCTCCTCTTCTTCATCCCAATCAGACTTGCCAGATTCCACTTCACACTCTGGTTGAGGACTTGCACGACTTTCCCTGGGTGGCTGAGAAGCCCCATACTTGGTAACAACTACAGAGTCAGTGGAATATACGGAGCcattcctaaataaaataaaaaaaaattaaaaatctagcTGATCAAAGAGTCACTAATTGTATAAAatcttcagaaaaaattacaataagatTAACTATTGAGATACTTAtgctaataaattaaagatcCAAGAGGATTCATTAGCTAACATTACCTCactatttcattttcatgaTATCCAACATCATCATCTTGAGCTAAAGCACTTGGAGTTTTTGCAGCGGAATCTTCTACATCAAGGtctagaaagaaattattatacatttttatgcattctctttcacaaaaaattcaagaaaaatgatGGATGGCCTGGAAAGTTTGTGCCAAATTTCTGTAggtggtataaaattttttaatcaggaCAATAGAAAGACCCACTtagtttatctttgaaaattcaataaaagtcCTGAcattttagtagaaatattttaaaacagcaaataaatttaacagacTTGActcataatttcttaaatttgaagaaaatatatatttgtaggaaaataaaaactattctgGAAAAGTATTTTCCCAGAAAACCAGAAGTTTGGGAAGAATCGAATTTTCAAATTGCCAAAATGTTCAAGAAAGGTTGGGGAACAGAAAGGCagttatgtaatttaataaataaactaaacatttaaacTCACTGCacttaaattttcctttaaaattaccaaatttcccCAGACATGCCAAGAGGCTGAAaggtttactaaattttaattcaagatcttttttaaaatcagaacttaatatttttaattaagactaatatttttaatacaataaaaacttaatattttttaactttttgaggAACAACTAATTTCATCtaataagttttgattttatcttCTAAAAAGATTCTCAAATTCTATAGGAATTCACAATATTATTAAGAGCCTAAAAAATTCGGAATCCTCAACAAAttggttgaaattttgaaagattagATAAGATACTTAAGACTACTTCTGAACATTTTGTGGATGGTTCCCCAGTTCAACATATCAAatgtatatagttttaaaattgttgagtATTATCATGAAAATCAggtgaagaaaatataattgtatgaaATAAACTACACATAATCACTGTGCATCTACTTTAAAGacaaataatcaatattaaatgagATCCTACaggaaataggaaataaaaccAAAGCGAAACATTAGTCAGGGTttccactcaatttcagaaagaaagaaaaatccgaCTTTTCCAGGTTTATCaggaaaattcatatttttctataccatgcaatttttcattagaaaactgttttttaatttgtaatatcaaatattagattttatgagcaaaaaaaaaatatcaaatgaaaatgGAAACAAGGGAGTTTCACTAAAATGtgaactttttacaaaaaataattgtaataaatgtcAGAATCatttaaatcgaatttattaCATCTTTGAATTTAGCTTTGAGGTAACATTGTTGACACACCAAAATAATCAATGTAACATATGTCAGATATGTACCTCCagcttagatttttttaaatttgttaactataaaggaaaagaaattttattagtataatacatttttaaaaaaattctttaccagTTAATGCATTGTCAATTTCACCATTATCATCTTCTGAAAAAACTTCATCCTGATAACGAAATATGTCGTTTCTTACATAATACTTCTTGGGTGACTGTGGAACCAGAACAAAAGTTTGCATAAAGCGGCGCATCGGCTGACCATTGTTGGATAACTCACCAGATacctaataaatatatttaaaaaaagcattagcataatataaaatttaactatgatTTTTCTGTGACATATGTTGCTTGTGAAGATTTATGTTTGGGACATTTACTGGGATTGGggcaatatttcaatttttcaaactgataaaaaattttatgtctacAAACTATCTGTTTATGTTCAACTTATATAGTATGTTAGTATAAGCTGCTGATAAACTTTCTAATATTAAAGACTGgccaaaactattatttttagattaaacaGATAGAGAAACATCTAAAGAACatagaaatttaagaatgaatttCTAAATTCTGATTCTAAGTGGGTATATGGTTAAGCTTAACTAAGTCTTATGTTATTGGAAttgcacacacacacacatatattaCTTTGTGTTCGCTTTAGTAAGTATCTAAGGCtcaaaaattagaatgaaatagttaaaaaaaaatcatttaataatacaaCAGGATCATAATACAACATAGATCCCAAatcactttcaaattttaattttttaaagagtagaATGATAGAGAAAAGGACTATACAACATATACtatacaactttaaaaattagcaaaatagcATAATAAACAACTTAGTGagcatattttaagataaagacgAGTTTTTACACAAGTTTCTGCCTTCATATAGCAAGTTTTTTATGGGAAACAAaagaatttccttaaaataattaaatcgaataaaaatacaTGTCTGCTATTGTCCAGGACAAATTTACTTCAGTTTAGGGTAACttcacaaattaaacttttggaaaaacggtagtttcacaaaatactctttcttaaaattttatttttgcatcccGTAAGAAaggataaatccatatttttgtgttgagtttttgataaaatttttaattttcacaaattagatcttaattttcacaaattagatcttaattttcacaaattagatcataattttcacaaattagatcttaattttcacaaaataggaacctctcagaaaaacctagacagccCCTGgctataaatagtaaaaacactttaaattactgctatatatattaattattacacactcatttttactttcaaagACTAATGCATTTTTCAGGCATGAAAgtggacaaaaataaaaaaagctgaaattttacAATGCAGTCACTGGGAGAAGGGGGGAGAGTGTTCTATATATTACTGTGATATtgatgatataaataaaaggagatgccaggagttttttttattatttaatatttaaagtggcagAAGCATTttgacagtaaaatttaaatttttcttaaatataattttaaaattttgaccacaactatattaaagaaaattaaacaattataggAAGTCGCAACTATTAAATAACCAACTAATTAAATTACTCACTACTGAAGAATATCACatctttatagtaactaattcacgaaaaaactttcttttaagaatTGTGATATTGAATCAAGATAAAATCACTTGGATAGGAATCgcgatattagattttaaaattgcgggAATAGGAATCGCATTGTTGGATTTTAAAACTGCGCAAATATGAATCACGACAATGGATTTCAAAAACACGCAAATACAAATTGTGGTATTGAATTTTTAGatcacgtgaatacgaatcgcaagGAGTAGCTTTTAACAGcgtataaatatgaaaaacaatgtttgatattacaaccaTGTGATAGCGAATCGCAATATCAGATTTTAAACATGAGCAAATACAAAAATctatgattgatattaaaatcgtttgaATAAGAATCGTGATTTTAGCAGAGTCTGGCGCAGtacctaatatttaaaattccgaaaatcagccaaacaaaataaatcaaatgtcAGCGTTTGAACTACTTTACGTTCTATAGCGGAAGTTGCGGTTATCAAGGCAATGGCGTACCTGCCGAAACTCAACTAACCTATTTTCTTCTGAAGATCATTTTCTCAGGAGGCTACTGCAGGGGGGAAAGTTTGTACCAAGAGCGACTATCGTTCGGGCAGCTTGGGTTTCTCTAATTGACTCCCCTATATTTTGatcggaaatttaaaaaattcatagaatAAAAACGGGTTTAGACTTTTTCATAGAAGTCTTTCATCGCTGATTTTTCTagcattttgatgaaattttgttGAGCTCGGCTAAATGTACTGTATTCTCAGTGAAACCTAATTTTGATAGCCAAGTGCTTATACTCTctgttttgaaatgaaataatttttagcatttgtatatatgaaaatacatttatttattagcattttaatctcaaaaacaatattgaaatctGTTTTGATAATGAAAGGTACAATAAATTTAGAACTATCACCAGTTTTACCCCATTCTGGTCAGGGTTTCTAcccaaaatagaaaaaaaatcccctGAAAAAAATCCCGAAGTTTTctagacatatttttaaaaaattttagtccaATATCGCAACATATACTGACAATGCGTTGGTCAAAATATAcagtgaacaaaaaaattattatctctaatttatacattatattgtattttttttaaaaatatatatgtaatgatACTCTATGTAgaaatttattacagaaaattttacttctttgaaacatattaaaaatagataaaaatttatgtcttcACAAAACAATGTATATGTAttccgaaaattttttaataaaatataaaatcaatgtaaataaaatataaaattaatgtgaaatacaaaattaatgtaacaataggatttgaacccagtcgaaaataaaatgattaatgatGCAAAAAGTAAGCTTTATCTTATTCAAATCTTGCTGGCAGGGAATATATCAAAGAGTTAATTAGACAAGAACAGAAAACTACaacagactatttaaaaaaagaagtttatttagttcactctttttaaaagaatatattggAGATACAAgcattattcagaaaaaaaacaagaccGTAAAAACataagggggaaaaaaacacaaattatatAACTATTTCCAATGTCTCTAAAGGTAATGAAataactagaaataaataaaccagggttgggtttttgacatgacagtggtaaaaactgtgtttttaccggtaaaaaccgtaaaaaacctactgttttctttaatttatggcatatagcggacaatatattattttcacataattgcctttataaatgaatgttgattttgcaactatatacatgtattcttatagaaggatatacattcatatagaaatattgtaatatacttattgaaaataatgatacttatttttatcattatagcttgatttgcaaaggattcaaaattttgcacttcttaattgttagaaataaacaaacaaaaaagcttggaGCTATTAATATATTCAAGAACTAaagagaagaatttaaaatttggcatttcttaaatattagaaataagctaaacacTTTCAAAACTTGTAGCTACTAACAAATTCTAAGTCAAgaatgacttgacattcttcagtaatgtaatatgccaaacaaaatgatgctcggaaatgttgaaaattttgtttagtatcctaatattttacttcatatagtatgttttaatataattatgttgggaaaatgcacgaatctgttcttaaatatcttttaacaacttttcttctaattttattgcctaaaatgaattaatttttaattacaagcagttaaaactcaaataaaaatacagttttaccaaaactatgggtttttgacatgacgatAAAAGTCATGGTataaaccggtaaaaaccgtcatgtgtcaaaaacttgccaaccctgatataaactgattaaaaaatgtattatatgtgttcagaaataaatataaaatgcataaatattttaggcgaaataaatttaatagcatCCTTCAAAAAGGCTTAATTTTACATCTACTTTACCCCAACTTATACAGATTGCATAGCCaaacttttcaacaaaaaataggcaccttttaagtacttttaaaacattcaaaaaacatttttaagcactacATACATTAACAAagtgcaaaataatttcttaagactttacatgatagtgataaataactagtttctgataaagaaCTCCCTTTCTTGATTGTATTAGCCCCCATAAAAAGATGGAGAGATTTTTctgttcgatttcagagggtggaggAAAAtgaacaggggtctgtccagacattttgtgaaaggtccgttttgttaaaattgtgaaaaaatttactggtagtttgtgaatataaaataaatgttaagtcacactctttcaaccagggtccgcttttgtgaatttgtgcagtagttcttaaattgtaaagacatacaagattatgctcaacactgtaaaactataattaaaaaaattaaattttaaaaaattaagaacaatttcagctactaaattagggatggaacatacaaatatttggtatttagcctatactgctgaacatggaatattcatttcggacgaataaaggaagaagtgtctgccgaagacaaaatttagttcgtttacctGTCTTTCTTTCCTCCCCTCTTTCTGGgcagggtttattcgattaacaaaacaataatgaagataagcaaatttgtgaagggtccgattaaatgataaattattttgtgaagggtccgtttttaagttaatattttgtgaaggtccgttaacggacccaaatttcttctaaacagacccttGATGAAGCCTGAGaataaattgagaatatcttgcaaaatgcagcagagttgcacacgaGAATTGAAAGAATCTCAccaaacccagctcagtagGCGCACATGctgactcgcaagtatttcagcaaacatgtaaaatgattggcgctttcatacgctatggatcGAAGGTAAGCCGAAATGTATTATGtctgaattaattatgaaaacgatgaatagaacaatgtgaaaagcatgcTTTTGAATATTACATGGCGGTAATCAacatgttaaagaaaaaaaatctcattttcaaaaagggaaaattgagaacttttaaaaaacgaaaatcgaaaataagcacctttgagcactttttaaaaacgctacgcaccacgCAGGAACTCTTCTCTAATTATTACTTCTTGTAATACAtctaaagttgttttttaatatttaaaaatttaattattatttatatatgtttacCTGGACAACAACTCCATCGCCAAGTGTTTCTTGACTATCAACCTGTCTGATTTTAGCATGACAGTCTCTGAAATTTAACTGCATAATTCTTTCATGGATATcctaaaacaaaaacagaattttacaaaaaaattttaattaccaaataCCAGGGCAACAAAACCAATGACCAAACTTACTTGCTGTCCAACAACTGGTCGAGTTTCCTGTCCAGGCCGGTCCAATCCTCCATGCAAAAATGATGAATCATGAttgtaaaatctaaataaaattacaaaaattactaatttatacCTTCTTAAAACCATttccaataataaataaaagataaagtttAATAGTGACTTAGCTAAATTCTTACTAAATATACTTgatcattttgattttatgataacTTTATGATGATTGGcttttaatttctaacaaaaGTTTTATAGTTATCAGGATTggcatgatttaaatcactttattttttttaaaaaattattttgtccaactgaattcctttatatatattttagtttagcttaagattttttatgcaataaaagtaataaacacATTCTCTTaggtgtgttttttttaaagctatttcattaataatgatttttttttaatacgtaaTGAAGGGTACAtgtatcaggggtctgtccagacattttgtgaaaggtccgtttttcgtgaaattgtgaaaaaattactcacattctttcaaccagggtccgcttttatgaatttgtgcaaatagggtccgttattgcaaaaaaaaaatttttcaaggagtttttgaattgtatagacatacaagattatgctcaacactgtaaaattgtaattaaaaaaattaaaattttaaaaaatgaacaacaattgctccttctaaattagagatgcaacatacaaacatttggtatttagcctatactgctgaacgcagaatattaatttcggacgaataatggaagaatcgtctgccgaagacagaacttaattcgtttacatccatctttcttgttttctgccctggaaagggtttactcgaataataatgaataaaataataatgaagataaacaaatttgtgaagggtccgattaaaagaaaaatcattttgtgaagggtccgtttttaagttaaaatattttgtgaagggtccgtttttatgaagagatattttgtgaagggtccgttaacggacccaaatttcttctaaacagacccctgtgtatggtaattattttaattcaaaacagaATAAAAGTGGATAAGCACAGTATAAAACTCATACCCaccaacattggagaaataaaataacagagatCTTACTAGCAACATTTTTCGGGCTAcaagtaaagttttgatacatcgcACATAATCATGTatgtcaaaaagagaaattcaaatt
This window of the Parasteatoda tepidariorum isolate YZ-2023 chromosome 4, CAS_Ptep_4.0, whole genome shotgun sequence genome carries:
- the LOC107451678 gene encoding ras GTPase-activating protein-binding protein 2, encoding MVMELPTPQCVGREFVRQYYTLLNKAPLHLHRFYNHDSSFLHGGLDRPGQETRPVVGQQDIHERIMQLNFRDCHAKIRQVDSQETLGDGVVVQVSGELSNNGQPMRRFMQTFVLVPQSPKKYYVRNDIFRYQDEVFSEDDNGEIDNALTDLDVEDSAAKTPSALAQDDDVGYHENEIVRNGSVYSTDSVVVTKYGASQPPRESRASPQPECEVESGKSDWDEEEEEEDEEEELEEEEIGTERATEDTAPEIMENPPVVSQEPKTYANMVSKNTSSAMTPSHPVTSNATSPVSNLPASHKTVEQPAVYHKNDSTPASSAPQQSGSGFNQQGNRMSRPRLNSGRGGSGRFENSGHDVPARSPEDSDADKRKANFIHYPDAQQLFVGNLTHSITEEDLKSHFTQFGKVLDMRINTKQPQKIGGGKVPNFGFIVFEDADSVQKVLAARPIYFNDHRLNVEEKKRPKDNRMISSDNRGGPPRSGPSPRVGVGGRGPRGSMMSQGTGRGDNRGGIRGSYAPRR